The following proteins come from a genomic window of Flavobacterium crocinum:
- a CDS encoding UDP-glucuronic acid decarboxylase family protein: MKRILITGGAGFVGSHLCKRLLNEGNEVICLDNYFTGAKSNIIELLDNPYFEMVRHDITEPYYAEVDEIYNLACPASPVHYQYNPIKTIKTSVMGAINVLGMAKRVNAKVLQASTSEVYGDPLVHPQTENYWGHVNPIGIRSCYDEGKRCAETLFMDYHNQNKVAIKIIRIFNTYGPNMNPADGRVVSNFIVQALQGKDITIFGDGLQTRSFQYVDDLVEGMVRMMNSDPQFLGPVNLGNPNEFTMLELAQAIIELTDSKSKIIHMDLPQDDPKQRQPDITLAKNKLNGWEPKVQLREGLLSTISYFDTLLLNQ, translated from the coding sequence ATGAAAAGAATATTGATAACTGGCGGCGCTGGATTTGTAGGTTCGCACTTGTGCAAAAGATTATTAAATGAAGGCAATGAAGTAATCTGTCTTGACAATTATTTTACAGGAGCAAAATCTAATATTATCGAATTATTAGATAATCCTTATTTTGAAATGGTACGCCACGACATTACAGAACCATATTATGCTGAGGTTGACGAAATTTACAATTTAGCTTGTCCGGCATCTCCGGTACATTACCAATACAATCCGATCAAAACAATAAAGACTTCGGTGATGGGAGCTATAAATGTTTTAGGTATGGCAAAACGTGTTAACGCTAAAGTATTGCAGGCAAGTACCAGCGAAGTTTATGGCGATCCTTTGGTGCACCCTCAAACTGAAAATTATTGGGGACATGTAAATCCAATTGGTATTCGTTCTTGTTATGATGAAGGAAAGCGTTGTGCAGAAACTTTATTTATGGATTATCACAATCAGAATAAAGTAGCCATTAAAATCATCAGAATTTTTAATACTTATGGTCCAAACATGAATCCGGCAGATGGAAGAGTAGTATCTAACTTTATTGTGCAAGCATTACAAGGTAAAGATATTACCATTTTTGGAGACGGTTTACAAACGCGTTCTTTTCAATATGTAGATGATTTGGTAGAAGGTATGGTAAGAATGATGAATTCAGATCCACAATTTTTAGGTCCGGTCAATTTAGGAAACCCAAATGAGTTTACAATGCTGGAGCTGGCACAGGCAATTATTGAGCTGACAGATTCAAAATCCAAAATCATTCACATGGATTTACCACAGGATGATCCAAAACAAAGACAGCCAGATATCACTTTGGCTAAGAATAAACTGAACGGCTGGGAACCAAAAGTACAGCTTCGAGAAGGTTTGTTATCTACTATAAGTTATTTTGATACGCTTTTATTAAATCAATAA
- a CDS encoding glycosyltransferase family 2 protein, giving the protein MNKIPITVVVSVKNEALNLPSCLDKLKRFDQIIVVDSGSTDDTTTIAANMGAEVLQFQWNGKFPKKRNWTLQNADLRHEWILFLDADEFVTEEFVNEVAVKTLDPNYNGFTIQFENYFMGRKLKYGYGFQKSALFKKSKGAYEKIEEDLWSHLDMEVHEHPIIEGKVGIIKSKVVHKDFKNLEHYIAKHNAYSSWEAQRYLQLKQSKNEHLSLNQKIKYSLLNTGLLPAVYFMGAYFLKLGFLDGKEGFYLARFKSHYFFQIQTKVNSIKNNLE; this is encoded by the coding sequence TTGAATAAAATTCCAATTACTGTAGTCGTTTCTGTAAAAAACGAAGCCTTGAATTTACCCTCTTGTTTGGATAAATTAAAGCGATTTGACCAAATAATTGTAGTAGATTCCGGAAGTACAGATGATACAACAACTATTGCTGCCAATATGGGGGCTGAAGTTTTACAATTTCAATGGAATGGCAAGTTTCCTAAAAAGAGAAACTGGACATTGCAAAATGCAGATTTGCGTCACGAATGGATTTTGTTTTTAGACGCAGATGAATTTGTTACTGAAGAGTTTGTTAATGAAGTTGCTGTTAAAACGCTTGACCCAAACTACAACGGATTTACCATACAGTTTGAAAACTATTTTATGGGACGCAAACTTAAATATGGTTATGGCTTTCAAAAGTCGGCTCTTTTTAAAAAATCGAAAGGAGCTTATGAAAAAATCGAAGAAGATTTATGGAGCCATTTAGATATGGAAGTTCACGAACATCCAATTATAGAAGGAAAAGTTGGAATCATTAAATCTAAAGTGGTTCATAAAGATTTTAAAAACTTAGAACATTATATTGCCAAACACAATGCTTATTCTTCTTGGGAAGCACAAAGATATTTGCAGTTGAAACAGTCTAAGAACGAACATTTATCTCTTAATCAAAAAATCAAATACAGTCTTCTTAATACAGGTTTACTTCCAGCAGTTTATTTTATGGGAGCCTATTTTTTAAAATTAGGATTTTTAGACGGAAAAGAAGGATTTTATCTGGCACGTTTTAAATCACATTACTTTTTTCAAATTCAAACCAAAGTAAACTCAATCAAAAACAACTTAGAATAA
- a CDS encoding glycosyltransferase has protein sequence MNSIHSNFNILLDLPAYLGKKILFISEITPDRSKFYNWIPIKGLKQLVYQGLKAVDMAWTIVKTKEPYDIIIIFEHKPWYSILLYLVCAIKRKPTFFIVHGFQQTYKLSTSRTLGFKLLLFFEKRFKFYPIHLEKTDHDYDDCLKFYKSGIYMLTPLPEDSNERLAKPADSVLKIGIVGMIRPDKPIMPIIKILENYSSNDAEVETHIGTPFWQLPDELKKMAINLTDTTSSEQYNSFIKSLDIVINYYEKEHFYHRSSGVLNDAVNGGCFVIVPNYPLFKEQISNPVKVGETYENIEDIKRAIDKAIEYLSNNVVEFEKWRQIRTKEIILKDLSRQMLDVL, from the coding sequence ATGAATTCTATACATTCAAATTTTAATATACTATTAGATTTACCTGCTTATCTAGGAAAGAAAATATTATTTATATCTGAAATAACTCCTGATCGCTCAAAGTTTTACAACTGGATACCTATTAAAGGATTAAAACAATTGGTCTATCAAGGTTTGAAAGCGGTTGATATGGCTTGGACAATAGTAAAGACAAAAGAACCTTATGATATCATTATTATTTTTGAACACAAACCTTGGTACTCCATTTTATTGTACTTGGTTTGTGCAATAAAAAGAAAACCAACTTTTTTTATTGTTCATGGATTTCAGCAAACTTATAAATTGAGTACAAGCAGAACGCTTGGTTTTAAACTTCTACTATTTTTTGAAAAAAGATTTAAGTTTTATCCTATCCATTTAGAAAAAACAGATCATGATTATGATGACTGTTTGAAATTTTACAAATCAGGCATTTATATGTTAACACCACTGCCTGAAGATTCTAATGAAAGATTAGCCAAACCTGCTGACTCGGTTTTAAAAATTGGAATTGTTGGTATGATTAGACCAGATAAACCTATTATGCCAATAATAAAAATCCTAGAAAACTACTCCAGTAATGACGCCGAAGTAGAAACACATATTGGAACTCCATTTTGGCAATTGCCTGATGAATTAAAGAAAATGGCAATTAATCTAACCGATACAACAAGTAGTGAGCAATACAACTCCTTTATTAAATCGCTGGATATCGTGATTAATTATTATGAAAAAGAACACTTTTATCACAGGTCAAGTGGTGTTCTTAATGATGCCGTAAACGGTGGTTGTTTTGTTATTGTTCCTAATTATCCATTATTTAAGGAGCAAATTTCAAATCCTGTGAAAGTGGGTGAAACGTATGAAAATATCGAGGATATTAAAAGAGCGATAGATAAGGCAATTGAATACCTAAGCAATAATGTTGTCGAATTTGAAAAGTGGCGCCAGATTAGAACAAAAGAAATAATTCTGAAAGATCTAAGCCGACAAATGCTTGACGTACTTTGA
- a CDS encoding putative colanic acid biosynthesis acetyltransferase: MDLSTYSHSFSLKNKISRLLWNCSSLILFRPFASRLFRRWRILVLKCFGAKIEWSSHVYASVKIWAPWNLELGANSSLGPKVDCYNQGKISIGSNTIISQKSYLCASSHDYTKPDFPLILKPITIGDGVWVAADAFIGPGVCIENNSVIAARAVVNKKVFKNSIVRGNPATSISRDEISTKKLQYDKL, translated from the coding sequence TTGGACTTATCTACTTACAGTCATTCTTTTAGTTTAAAGAATAAAATTTCCAGATTGCTATGGAACTGCAGCAGTCTAATTTTGTTTCGACCATTTGCCTCTCGATTATTTAGAAGATGGAGAATTTTGGTTTTAAAATGTTTTGGAGCAAAAATAGAATGGTCATCGCATGTATATGCGTCGGTAAAAATATGGGCACCGTGGAATTTAGAACTTGGAGCAAATTCTAGTTTGGGTCCCAAAGTCGATTGTTATAATCAAGGAAAAATAAGTATTGGATCTAATACTATTATCTCTCAAAAATCCTATTTATGTGCATCTTCACATGATTACACAAAACCAGATTTTCCTTTAATACTTAAACCCATAACAATAGGAGACGGAGTTTGGGTTGCTGCAGATGCTTTTATTGGCCCTGGAGTATGTATAGAAAACAATTCAGTAATTGCAGCTCGGGCAGTAGTAAATAAAAAAGTTTTTAAGAATTCAATTGTGAGAGGCAACCCGGCAACAAGTATTTCCAGAGATGAGATTTCGACCAAAAAATTACAATACGACAAATTGTAA
- a CDS encoding glycosyltransferase yields MKVVHFIAGIDKKEGGTAEYMRLLGSELKNHIDLIVATGFSSNPIDIEGVRIKFFQTSVFRWFSLLEEFRIFLLQEKPDIVHINGIWSPQNWGFQKKAQELGIKVILSPHGMLEPWIMAQNPWKKKLGLFLYQKKAIRRALCLHATAEMEALNIEALGFTSPISIIPNGIDLNDVKEIKKNFGTKKVVFLSRIHPKKGIELLLQAWENCNTDGWLLEIAGNGDENYIANLIRSAQDLDNVHFVGSKYGEEKWDFLRSADVMILPTYSENFGIVIAEALAVGVPVITTRGTPWHDLEVYNCGWWINLSILELQKSITRVINSSSDELANMGRKGRKLVEEKYEIKTVANQINELYQETYN; encoded by the coding sequence ATGAAAGTAGTCCATTTTATTGCTGGTATTGATAAGAAAGAAGGAGGAACTGCAGAATATATGAGGTTGTTAGGTTCAGAATTAAAAAATCATATCGATTTAATTGTTGCAACAGGATTTTCTTCTAATCCTATAGACATTGAAGGTGTGAGAATTAAATTTTTTCAGACAAGTGTTTTCCGATGGTTTTCCTTATTAGAAGAGTTTCGAATATTCTTACTTCAAGAAAAACCAGACATTGTTCATATAAATGGTATTTGGAGTCCGCAAAATTGGGGTTTTCAAAAAAAAGCGCAGGAGTTAGGAATTAAAGTAATACTATCTCCTCACGGAATGTTGGAACCTTGGATAATGGCTCAAAATCCCTGGAAGAAAAAATTGGGTTTGTTTTTGTACCAAAAAAAAGCGATTCGAAGAGCTTTATGCTTACATGCAACTGCAGAAATGGAAGCCTTAAATATTGAAGCTTTAGGCTTTACCTCTCCAATTAGTATTATTCCGAATGGTATTGATTTAAATGATGTAAAAGAAATCAAGAAAAATTTTGGAACCAAAAAAGTAGTGTTTTTGTCCCGAATTCATCCTAAAAAAGGAATCGAATTATTATTGCAAGCTTGGGAAAATTGTAATACAGATGGCTGGTTGCTTGAAATTGCCGGAAATGGAGATGAAAATTATATAGCAAATCTAATTCGAAGTGCCCAAGATTTAGACAATGTCCATTTTGTAGGTTCAAAATATGGCGAAGAAAAATGGGACTTTTTGAGATCTGCAGATGTTATGATACTGCCAACATACAGCGAAAATTTCGGAATAGTAATAGCAGAAGCACTGGCTGTTGGGGTTCCAGTGATTACCACAAGAGGTACACCTTGGCATGATCTCGAAGTCTACAACTGCGGCTGGTGGATTAATCTATCTATTTTAGAATTACAAAAAAGCATTACAAGAGTAATCAATTCCTCAAGCGATGAACTTGCCAATATGGGCAGAAAAGGACGAAAACTGGTAGAGGAAAAATATGAGATTAAAACCGTTGCAAACCAGATAAACGAACTGTATCAGGAAACTTATAATTAA